A DNA window from Bifidobacteriaceae bacterium contains the following coding sequences:
- a CDS encoding SipW-dependent-type signal peptide-containing protein: MERLPGGRNTIWAAGAGALTLAVSLPLWGLLSGGAGTYALWHDSDSVTGQKIIAGDLEITSSAWEWQQVNSVGEPLPGGTIPSGQHGKCLTPEPASGTTCSDGSLPLSKFVAMPGDVIKITGAFSTRLEGDNIAARLQIGWGTNASGWGIGTYTVSGFEAGASPPAWKVLLGGSTPIPVGTDAEIVTATNATQLSLWGGPNGVVLNPGIHTDGQLDFQIGLTLEAKDSSDATAPYPYVGVDPRVSPVIDSPGGNYVFPDLTITLDQIRAGEKFGVSAP, encoded by the coding sequence ATGGAGCGGCTCCCCGGCGGACGCAACACCATTTGGGCGGCGGGGGCTGGTGCCCTAACCCTGGCGGTGTCGCTGCCGCTCTGGGGTTTGCTCAGCGGCGGCGCTGGGACTTACGCGCTGTGGCACGATTCGGACAGCGTGACCGGGCAGAAGATCATTGCCGGAGACCTCGAAATCACCTCCTCCGCCTGGGAATGGCAGCAGGTGAACTCGGTGGGAGAGCCGCTCCCCGGGGGAACCATTCCCAGCGGCCAGCATGGCAAGTGCTTGACCCCAGAGCCCGCAAGCGGGACCACATGCTCCGATGGATCGCTGCCGCTGAGCAAGTTTGTGGCGATGCCCGGCGATGTGATCAAAATCACTGGCGCGTTCAGCACCAGGCTTGAAGGGGACAACATTGCCGCGAGGCTCCAGATCGGGTGGGGAACCAACGCCTCAGGCTGGGGCATTGGCACCTATACGGTCTCCGGCTTTGAGGCGGGTGCCTCCCCGCCAGCGTGGAAAGTGCTGCTGGGCGGTTCGACACCCATACCCGTGGGCACCGACGCAGAAATCGTGACCGCGACGAACGCCACCCAACTCAGCCTGTGGGGAGGACCGAACGGCGTGGTGCTCAATCCCGGCATTCACACTGACGGCCAACTCGATTTCCAGATTGGGCTGACTTTGGAAGCCAAAGACAGTTCGGACGCCACGGCGCCTTACCCGTATGTGGGTGTCGACCCGCGCGTCTCCCCGGTCATTGACTCTCCGGGCGGCAATTACGTGTTTCCCGACCTCACCATCACGCTGGACCAGATCCGCGCGGGCGAAAAGTTCGGGGTGAGCGCGCCATGA
- a CDS encoding DUF222 domain-containing protein translates to MRNVPNPVGRDDASGGFGANPEGFPAGGAPGDWAAPGVDMPGVGATGSAADDAAENGGTASGRAATEAGGWAAPGVNMPGLGAPISDAGDCVGDGGTASSGSVPEAGGWAAPGVGMPSAGDQGSTPGVAVGDGGTASGDAIPDTGGWAAPGLGAPIGEPVERLLSPRVRQLAGLVDGLSVDELVAVQGWVLDRLAERITDQGVMGSFGRMELLEFASALLTAAGRSEIMTGRLAHLADRHRKLSGGVGSTTWLSRKNRLTQGQAAKIVLRAKDTTQMPLLDQAGLTGDANPHQVSAAAQALKQLPQDVLTSAQVSQAEELLVSFAKTIDSAGLAKAGRVLLEHVAPELAQQRDEERAEREYRQAHRNRALWWVDRADGSTLLQATMPTIDAEPLKRLIDAYAEQQRRTTQHNRKADHATDHKADRKTEALAAAVRRMDGLLAVFAEANRHGVAPKLGGDRPRVQVVITYQQLLDKARSAKLFGPRGPGQSIPAGKLRTMLCDADLIPTVLGSKSEILEVGREHRLVTGPIRAALELRDQGCTFPSCDRPVGSTEAHHIKPWYDGGPTDLGNLTLLCPHHHALVEPPRNGPPDWEVRIRPEDQIPEYTPPATLDPRQRPILHQRFTLQGAKPSPVEPTAVKPAAGKPSPLNGEAPAPNDGDNRPDSC, encoded by the coding sequence ATGAGGAACGTCCCCAATCCGGTCGGCCGCGACGACGCGTCGGGTGGGTTTGGCGCGAACCCAGAGGGCTTTCCCGCCGGGGGCGCGCCGGGCGATTGGGCCGCACCTGGCGTGGATATGCCCGGTGTTGGCGCCACGGGATCCGCTGCGGACGACGCGGCCGAGAACGGCGGCACGGCATCGGGGCGCGCCGCCACGGAGGCGGGTGGCTGGGCCGCGCCGGGCGTGAACATGCCCGGCCTTGGTGCTCCCATATCTGACGCGGGGGATTGCGTCGGTGACGGAGGCACGGCATCGAGCGGCTCGGTCCCAGAGGCGGGTGGCTGGGCCGCGCCGGGCGTGGGTATGCCCAGCGCCGGCGACCAAGGATCGACACCGGGCGTTGCTGTCGGGGACGGGGGCACGGCATCGGGTGACGCCATTCCGGACACTGGTGGTTGGGCGGCTCCCGGCTTGGGCGCGCCGATCGGCGAACCGGTTGAACGTTTGTTAAGCCCGCGGGTGCGGCAACTGGCTGGCTTGGTGGACGGGTTGAGCGTGGACGAACTGGTGGCTGTCCAAGGCTGGGTGTTAGACCGGCTGGCCGAGCGGATCACCGATCAGGGAGTGATGGGGTCGTTCGGCCGGATGGAACTGCTGGAGTTCGCCTCGGCGCTGTTGACCGCTGCGGGTCGGTCGGAGATCATGACGGGCCGGTTGGCTCACCTGGCCGACCGGCATCGAAAACTGTCCGGCGGGGTGGGTTCAACCACTTGGTTGTCCAGGAAGAACCGGTTGACCCAAGGCCAAGCCGCGAAGATCGTCTTGCGGGCCAAAGACACCACCCAGATGCCTCTGCTGGACCAGGCAGGTTTGACTGGCGACGCCAATCCCCACCAAGTGTCCGCGGCGGCACAGGCGCTGAAGCAGCTGCCCCAGGATGTGCTGACCAGCGCTCAGGTCTCACAAGCGGAGGAGTTGCTGGTTTCGTTTGCCAAGACAATCGACTCCGCCGGGCTGGCCAAAGCCGGGCGGGTGTTGCTGGAGCACGTCGCCCCCGAATTGGCGCAACAACGTGACGAAGAACGCGCGGAACGCGAATACCGCCAAGCCCACCGCAACCGGGCGTTATGGTGGGTCGACCGGGCCGACGGTTCAACCCTCCTGCAAGCCACCATGCCCACCATTGACGCCGAACCCCTCAAACGGCTGATCGACGCCTACGCCGAACAACAACGCCGCACCACCCAGCACAACCGCAAAGCCGACCACGCCACCGACCACAAAGCCGACCGCAAGACCGAGGCGCTGGCAGCGGCCGTGCGGCGGATGGACGGGTTGCTGGCGGTCTTCGCGGAAGCCAACCGCCACGGGGTGGCCCCGAAACTGGGTGGCGACAGGCCCCGCGTGCAAGTCGTCATCACCTACCAGCAACTCTTGGACAAAGCCCGCTCCGCCAAGCTGTTCGGACCGCGCGGACCAGGCCAGTCCATACCAGCCGGGAAGCTCAGGACCATGCTGTGTGACGCCGACCTGATCCCAACCGTTCTCGGTTCCAAATCCGAAATCCTTGAGGTGGGCCGGGAACACCGCTTGGTCACCGGGCCGATCCGGGCAGCCCTGGAACTCAGAGACCAAGGCTGCACCTTCCCATCCTGCGACCGCCCCGTCGGATCGACCGAAGCCCACCACATCAAACCGTGGTACGACGGCGGACCCACCGACCTGGGAAACCTCACCCTCTTATGCCCCCACCATCACGCGCTGGTCGAACCGCCCAGGAACGGACCCCCGGACTGGGAAGTCCGCATCCGGCCCGAAGACCAGATCCCCGAGTACACGCCACCCGCAACCCTGGACCCCCGACAACGCCCCATCCTCCACCAGCGCTTCACCCTCCAGGGAGCCAAACCCAGTCCAGTCGAACCCACCGCGGTCAAACCGGCTGCGGGCAAACCCAGCCCGCTCAACGGCGAAGCTCCGGCACCCAACGATGGCGACAACCGCCCCGACTCGTGCTGA
- the raiA gene encoding ribosome-associated translation inhibitor RaiA yields the protein MEIVVAGRHVEIPDRFREFATGKLTKVAQYDSQAQLVQVEVVHENNPRQAETAETVEITVRGKGPVIRAEASAADMFSAFDVAMGKLMQQERRAKDRRKSKHKMTRRQAQSFDQSLFARDPGPTDAPADLAPPKPAPVAVAEVVDEDDQPAKKPATPPVKESTLADSPVVIREKVHQAKPMNVEEAIYEMELVGHPFFLFVDSESGLPSVLYHRHGWTYGVLRLETSSSS from the coding sequence ATGGAGATTGTCGTAGCCGGCCGTCATGTTGAAATACCCGATCGTTTCCGCGAGTTCGCCACTGGAAAGCTGACCAAAGTCGCCCAGTACGATTCCCAGGCGCAGTTGGTGCAGGTCGAAGTTGTCCACGAGAACAATCCGCGCCAGGCTGAGACCGCTGAGACGGTGGAGATCACCGTCCGCGGCAAGGGCCCGGTGATCCGGGCGGAGGCCTCGGCGGCGGACATGTTCTCCGCTTTTGACGTGGCCATGGGCAAGTTGATGCAGCAGGAGCGCCGGGCCAAGGACCGCCGCAAGTCGAAGCACAAGATGACGCGCCGTCAGGCGCAGAGCTTTGACCAGTCGCTTTTCGCCCGCGATCCGGGGCCGACCGACGCCCCGGCCGATTTGGCGCCGCCCAAGCCGGCGCCGGTGGCTGTGGCCGAGGTGGTTGACGAGGACGATCAGCCCGCCAAGAAGCCCGCCACCCCGCCGGTCAAGGAGTCGACCTTGGCGGACTCCCCGGTGGTCATCCGCGAGAAAGTCCATCAGGCCAAGCCCATGAACGTGGAGGAGGCGATCTACGAGATGGAGCTGGTGGGCCACCCGTTCTTCTTGTTCGTCGACTCTGAATCCGGCTTGCCGTCGGTCCTCTATCACCGCCACGGCTGGACCTACGGCGTCCTGCGTTTGGAGACCAGTTCCTCCTCCTGA